A part of Ursus arctos isolate Adak ecotype North America chromosome X, UrsArc2.0, whole genome shotgun sequence genomic DNA contains:
- the ARHGAP36 gene encoding rho GTPase-activating protein 36 isoform X1, with amino-acid sequence MGGCNPFLKAARTLCPRIMPPLLLLSAFIFLVNVLGGAPGHNPDRRTKMISIHSLSELERLKLQETAYHELVARHFLSEFKPDRALPIDRPNTFEKWFLILRGQQRAVSLKTFGIRLEEVLVNELTRRKHLELTATMQIEESTGQASGRRRGNVVQRLFGRIRRFFSRRRDEPSLPREFTRRGRRGAVSVDSLAELEDGALLLQTLQLSKISFPIGQRLLGSKRKMSLNPIAKQIPQVVEACCSFIEKHGLNAVGIFTLEYSEERVRELREEFDQGLDVVLDDTQNVHDVAALLKEFFRDMKDSLLPDDLYMSFLLTATLKPQDQLSALQLLVYLMPPCHSDTLERLLKALHKITENCEDSIGIDGQLVSGNRMTSTNLALVFGSALLKKGRFAKRESRKTRLGIDHYVASVNVVRAMIDNWDILFQVPPHIQKQVAKRVWKSSPEALDFIRRRNLRKIQSARIKMEEDALLSDPVENSAEARAAVLAQSKPFDEGSSEEPAVPPGTARSHDDEEGAGNPPIPEQDRPLLRVPREKQAKTGIGYFFP; translated from the exons ATGGGTGGCTGCAATCCTTTTCTGAAGGCAGCAAGGACACTGTGCCCCAGAATCATGCCCCCTTTGCTGTTACTGTCCGCCTTCATTTTTTTAGTGAACGTCCTGGGAGGAGCCCCAGGACACAATCCGGACCGCAGGACGAAGATGATATCAATACACAGTCTGTCCGAGCTGGAGCGTCTGAAGCTGCAAGAGACTGCTTACCACGAACTCGTGGCCAGACATTTCCTCTCTGAATTCAAACCTGACAGAG cTCTACCTATTGACCGTCCAAACACCTTTGAGAAGTGGTTTCTGATTCTGAGAGGACAGCAGAGGG CCGTATCACTCAAGACATTTGGCATTCGTCTGGAAGAGGTGCTGGTGAACGAGCTTACCCGCCGCAAGCATCTTGAACTAACAGCAACGATGCAGATTGAAGAATCCACTGGTCAGGCGTCGGGCCGTCGTCGGGGAAACGTGGTGCAAAGGCTGTTTGGCCGCATCAGGCGCTTTTTCAGTCGCAGGCGGGATGAGCCCTCCTTGCCTCGGGAGTTTACTCGCCGTGGGCGTCGA GGTGCAGTATCTGTGGACAGCCTGGCAGAACTGGAGGATGGGGCCCTGCTGCTGCAGACCCTGCAACTTTCCAAGATTTCCTTTCCAATTGGCCAGCGACTTCTGGGATCCAAAAGGAAGATGAGCCTCAATCCGATTGCTAAACAAATCCCTCAGGTCGTTGAGGCTTGCTGCAGCTTCATTGAAAAACATG GCTTAAACGCGGTGGGGATTTTCACCCTGGAATACTCGGAGGAGAGAGTGCGTGAG CTCCGTGAAGAATTTGATCAAGGTCTGGACGTCGTGCTGGATGACACTCAGAATGTGCATGATGTGGCTGCACTCCTCAAGGAGTTTTTCCGTGACATGAAGGACTCTCTGCTGCCCGATGATCTGTACATGTCCTTCCTTCTGACAGCAA CTCTAAAGCCACAGGATCAGCTTTCTGCCCTGCAACTGCTGGTTTACCTGATGCCACCCTGCCATAGTGACACCCTGGAGCGTCTGCTGAAGGCCTTGCATAAAATCACTGAGAACTGCGAGGACTCCATTGGCATTGATGGACAAttg GTTTCAGGCAACCGTATGACTTCCACCAATTTGGCTCTGGTGTTTGGTTCTGCTCTCCTGAAGAAGGGGAGATTTGCCAAGAGGGAGTCCAGGAAGACAAGACTGGGGATTGATCACTATGTTGCTTCTGTCAATGTGGTCCGTGCCATGATTGATAACTGGGATATCCTTTTCCAG GTGCCTCCCCATATTCAGAAGCAGGTTGCTAAGCGCGTGTGGAAATCCAGTCCTGAAGCCCTGGATTTTATCAGACGCAGGAATTTGAGGAAGATCCA GAGTGCACGAATAAAGATGGAAGAGGATGCTTTACTTTCTGATCCAGTGGAAAATTCTGCTGAAGCCCGGGCTGCTGTCCTTGCTCAGAGCAAGCCCTTTGATGAAG GTTCCTCTGAGGAGCCAGCTGTGCCTCCCGGCACTGCCCGTTCCCATGACGATGAGGAAGGAGCGGGTAACCCCCCCATTCCGGAGCAAGACCGCCCATTGCTCCGTGTTCCCCGGGAGAAACAGGCCAAAACTGGCATCGGCTACTTCTTTCCTTAG
- the ARHGAP36 gene encoding rho GTPase-activating protein 36 isoform X2 produces the protein MAWILDCLFASAFEPRPRRVNVLGGAPGHNPDRRTKMISIHSLSELERLKLQETAYHELVARHFLSEFKPDRALPIDRPNTFEKWFLILRGQQRAVSLKTFGIRLEEVLVNELTRRKHLELTATMQIEESTGQASGRRRGNVVQRLFGRIRRFFSRRRDEPSLPREFTRRGRRGAVSVDSLAELEDGALLLQTLQLSKISFPIGQRLLGSKRKMSLNPIAKQIPQVVEACCSFIEKHGLNAVGIFTLEYSEERVRELREEFDQGLDVVLDDTQNVHDVAALLKEFFRDMKDSLLPDDLYMSFLLTATLKPQDQLSALQLLVYLMPPCHSDTLERLLKALHKITENCEDSIGIDGQLVSGNRMTSTNLALVFGSALLKKGRFAKRESRKTRLGIDHYVASVNVVRAMIDNWDILFQVPPHIQKQVAKRVWKSSPEALDFIRRRNLRKIQSARIKMEEDALLSDPVENSAEARAAVLAQSKPFDEGSSEEPAVPPGTARSHDDEEGAGNPPIPEQDRPLLRVPREKQAKTGIGYFFP, from the exons TGAACGTCCTGGGAGGAGCCCCAGGACACAATCCGGACCGCAGGACGAAGATGATATCAATACACAGTCTGTCCGAGCTGGAGCGTCTGAAGCTGCAAGAGACTGCTTACCACGAACTCGTGGCCAGACATTTCCTCTCTGAATTCAAACCTGACAGAG cTCTACCTATTGACCGTCCAAACACCTTTGAGAAGTGGTTTCTGATTCTGAGAGGACAGCAGAGGG CCGTATCACTCAAGACATTTGGCATTCGTCTGGAAGAGGTGCTGGTGAACGAGCTTACCCGCCGCAAGCATCTTGAACTAACAGCAACGATGCAGATTGAAGAATCCACTGGTCAGGCGTCGGGCCGTCGTCGGGGAAACGTGGTGCAAAGGCTGTTTGGCCGCATCAGGCGCTTTTTCAGTCGCAGGCGGGATGAGCCCTCCTTGCCTCGGGAGTTTACTCGCCGTGGGCGTCGA GGTGCAGTATCTGTGGACAGCCTGGCAGAACTGGAGGATGGGGCCCTGCTGCTGCAGACCCTGCAACTTTCCAAGATTTCCTTTCCAATTGGCCAGCGACTTCTGGGATCCAAAAGGAAGATGAGCCTCAATCCGATTGCTAAACAAATCCCTCAGGTCGTTGAGGCTTGCTGCAGCTTCATTGAAAAACATG GCTTAAACGCGGTGGGGATTTTCACCCTGGAATACTCGGAGGAGAGAGTGCGTGAG CTCCGTGAAGAATTTGATCAAGGTCTGGACGTCGTGCTGGATGACACTCAGAATGTGCATGATGTGGCTGCACTCCTCAAGGAGTTTTTCCGTGACATGAAGGACTCTCTGCTGCCCGATGATCTGTACATGTCCTTCCTTCTGACAGCAA CTCTAAAGCCACAGGATCAGCTTTCTGCCCTGCAACTGCTGGTTTACCTGATGCCACCCTGCCATAGTGACACCCTGGAGCGTCTGCTGAAGGCCTTGCATAAAATCACTGAGAACTGCGAGGACTCCATTGGCATTGATGGACAAttg GTTTCAGGCAACCGTATGACTTCCACCAATTTGGCTCTGGTGTTTGGTTCTGCTCTCCTGAAGAAGGGGAGATTTGCCAAGAGGGAGTCCAGGAAGACAAGACTGGGGATTGATCACTATGTTGCTTCTGTCAATGTGGTCCGTGCCATGATTGATAACTGGGATATCCTTTTCCAG GTGCCTCCCCATATTCAGAAGCAGGTTGCTAAGCGCGTGTGGAAATCCAGTCCTGAAGCCCTGGATTTTATCAGACGCAGGAATTTGAGGAAGATCCA GAGTGCACGAATAAAGATGGAAGAGGATGCTTTACTTTCTGATCCAGTGGAAAATTCTGCTGAAGCCCGGGCTGCTGTCCTTGCTCAGAGCAAGCCCTTTGATGAAG GTTCCTCTGAGGAGCCAGCTGTGCCTCCCGGCACTGCCCGTTCCCATGACGATGAGGAAGGAGCGGGTAACCCCCCCATTCCGGAGCAAGACCGCCCATTGCTCCGTGTTCCCCGGGAGAAACAGGCCAAAACTGGCATCGGCTACTTCTTTCCTTAG